Below is a window of Littorina saxatilis isolate snail1 linkage group LG2, US_GU_Lsax_2.0, whole genome shotgun sequence DNA.
AGATGTAGTTTGTTCAGCCTGACGAGAAGACATTCATCACTTTTTCTGAGTAAAGCAAATAACAGTGAACATTTCTGCAACATGTACACATTCAGTTTAGCTCATgaaagctaaaaaaaaactttgacaagaaagaagaaatctaaaaaaaaaaactgaagcAAAATGAAGTGTCACTTCTCAGTTTGGAAACAAAATCTTACGTAaataagaacaaacaaaagagcAAAAAGCACTTTGTAAGATGCACATGGGTACACAACTGAAAGTTGGGGAATACAAAGCCTACTTGTAACAGCCACTCTTCTCAAGGGCCACTAACCCACTCagtctccccctccctccctccctccctccccagtccccttccccctccctcccttccccgaTCACTGTGTAGAGAACAAGAAAGTGTTAAGTGTCTTACAAAGTAATATTACAGTACACGCAACGGGTGCCCCAAACTCCAAACTGCGTCAGAATAGAAGATAGGGGCACGTATATGTCACATGGCGTATTTCTTTGTCCACTCTCGTCCTACACTCTCGTATTTGTTTCGGTCAGTTTTGTAGACTTTGGCGATTTCTGGAACGAGTGGGTCGTCTGGATTGGGATCTGTCAGCAGTGAGGAGATGGAGAGGAGAactgcaatcacacacaccaaataaaTGACATCATGACAtaacaattaagtagaagtgcaatgccaaggcactgcataccccaagcgaaggacaaattctctctctctctctccctcaagtcactcacaccccaagtcacatacacactgactcacacaaatctcatacgcacaaaacacactcacacagacagacacacataccctttcaaatacacatgcacagaaacactaacacatgtgcacaaattgcacacacacactcacagagcaCGTGAGAGAAAGACAGCAGAGAGGgaatgccgtcatgatgcattgaCGTCAAAGCCTTTCGACATCATCTTCTtgcgcgagctttatccataggcTTGGAAATTATGGAATTTCTACCCgaccaaagcggccttgggtggcgtttgctcaaaaaacgAATAGGCCCATATCACCCACCGTAGTTTAGTTTTGTATGTTCCCAATTTTTGGCGAACTTCCATACCCAACTGTAGCCCATGACTGGGCACATGTATTATCGGCATGAActtttctcaagtcgattacagtttAGCGTTCGTGGAATACCTACAGCTTTGCTGGGATAACATGCAGTCACAACCAAAAATAAACTCAAAGATGAACTACGGTAACCATTAGCTTGGACAACCATGAAGATGGGAAATTGTGCTACAAAAAACATGTCTCTGCGACAAAAGATTGGTATTCATCTGAAATAAGCAAGTTTCTTCTAACAGCCTGTTAGAAAAACTTAGCTGAGAACAGGTGAGGAAATAATCTCTTAAAGTACTGGCCGTAAGGTTGAGGACCTGACGGCATCCTGAACTTAGGTCAAAATGAGTtgggctcattctctccctgaccagacgcgacagtcctacgcgaacctatcaaaactaggaatactgagttatctcccatatgtttttcgcgagcactgatctaaatttgagatcagtgttcgcgagacgaaaatgattgcagattggccgacttcgacagtgatctccgttctgttcttcacaattatgataaagacatcgtatcaaaacaagtcgaaattttgggactgctgccggaaggagaccgtaatatatggttgcatcactacagaaaaaatcgtctgcttcagcgaacgccgaaaccaaacggttgattatcacgtgacactgtagccatatttagagttgtttgcgaaaaaatagctcccttgaaactgtcttacaaattaattactttgtaatttaaaaattacacaacaccatgaaaaatcattgacgatcgcgaatctgcttatatcaataatacattacaaaaagctctaaatatgtaaaataaaatcagtttccttgccagacaaggaaaccatcctgatcctgtcagggagagaatgagccgaactcattttgacctgagttcaggatggaccTGACGGTTGCACCTACACCCGTGTGTGCCTTTGGTCTCCCAGACCAGAAAGCACAGCATGATATGCAGTATGCTGCAGACATGCCCTTTGCTTGAGAGATTGAGAAACAAAATGTGGCCATACCCAACTTCACTGCGGGCTAAACTCCACACCTGTAGACAACACCTGAAGAAGATGGCATTCACAAGCTGTCTCGACTGACAGTATAACTTGTGATTGACAAGAAGAAAACGATGAGCTAAAGTCCTCTACGTATGTGTCATTTCAGTATCTCACCTTTAGAGATTGTGAGTGCTGGAGACCACTGGGACCGGAGTATGTCGAGGCAGATGCTGCCGTTACTGTTGATGTTTGGATGGTAGATTCTTGTTGTGAAAGATACCTTcagacaaaaacaagaaaataatcAAGCGTCCAGGTAGGTGTAATATTCAAAGGTTGCAGTAGGTCTATGTACAGAACTACATTCTCGTAGGTCTATGTACAAAAATGACATTCTCATTATGATGTTTACATTACAAAACTACTGATGTAAGCACATGGAGGGGTGCTCAGACATTATGTCCAGGCCTGAAACTGAAACTCATGAGCGCTAAACCTGAACATACATTGCCAAAAGTTTTGAAACAGGGCAATGATGAGTCATCACATAAATCAAATGTTGAACTTTATCCCGAAGCAGAAACCTAGAATAAAGCAGAAAATGAAAGCCCCTgcatttttattacatttagtcaagttttgactaaatgttttaacgtagggggggaatcgagacgagggtgtggtgtatgtgtgtgcgtgcgtgcgtgtgtgtgtgtgtgtgtgcgtgtgtgtgtagagcgtttcagactaaactactggaccgatctttatgaaatttgacatgagagttcctgggaatgatatccccggacgtttttttctttttttcgataaatgtctttgatgacgtcatatccggctttttgtaaaagttgaggcggcactgtcacaccctaatttttcaatcaaattgattgaaattttggccaagcaatcttcgacgaaggccggacttcggtattgcatttcagtttggtggcttaaaaattaattaatgactttggtcattaaaaatctgaaaattgtaaaacaaaaattttttttataaaacgatccaactttacgttcatcttattctttatcatgttctgattccaaaaacatataaatatgttatatttggattaaaaacaagctctgaaaattaaaaatataaaaattatgatcaaaattaaatttccgaaatcgtttcaaaaactattttatcttattccttgtcggttcctgattccaaaaacatatagatatatgtttggattaaaaacacgctcagaaagttaaaacgaagagaggtacagtaaagcttgctatgaagcacagcgcaaccgctgccgcgccaaacaggctcgtcactttcactgccttttgcactagcggcggactacgttcagtttcattctgtgagttccacagcttgactaaatgtagtaattttgccttacgcgacttgttcttattTTCAAAGCTTTGAGAAGcctaaaaaacaagtcgcgtaagacgaaatccaaaattttatgaatcaattttcatttaattaatatacttacccaacttacatatagcaattaaccctagttctgtgctggtaacgctgtacgcgtccccttggttacaagggagaccactctaaaaaagagtgaccaatcccatAAGGCCAGACTAATAACAAgtccgacttccgtatgcgtgcgcatacgccgccatttgtatcattccaaacgaagcccaactcacttcttttttagaccccaataccaccacagcggggaggcgggagggaataaacgatgtgagttgggtaagtatattaattaaatgaaaatatattcataaaattttggattaaattacatatctttaggccaaaaaaaaaaaagaggtctgtttacggtaacccgaccgaccctatttttttcgcgcgaccctagacttttttttggcatttggggcaaaaaaaaaaaaaaaaaaaaaaatcttttttttttttttttgcaaaataacgtaaatatatggttttttggaaaaaaaaaaaaagaaaaaaaaaaaaaaaaaaaatcccgacctaccgaccctatttttttggcctatgttaccgtaaacagaccttttttttttttggccttacccaactcacatatagcagattgctactataggtggcgggttTTTACCACAATTATGAAAGTAGAACCTGTCCTGCAGCTACCATAGCAGGTAGCGCGGAACTGCCGTCCTGTCTCAAGGAGGAGACGTCTCTGAGGTAAAAGTTAATGAAAACATCCTCCGACCGCCAGTAGGCCGACTCCAGTACttgcttgtgcaaaacggagtgaaactgatgagcctgttcagcgcggtagtggtttcgctgtgctgcatagcacgcttttctgtacctctcttcgttttaactttctgagcgtgtttttaatccaaacatatcatatctatatctttcttttttcgcgcgtgacagtaggctgtgtttctgctgcgctcccggattattttggattctagagtcttcttttctgtgtggattaccacctgttggatttttgtgtgttattccacttctggcttgaggctacgttgtttttcttccaacttgtgcctccgttgttgtgtggcggactcggcgtgcctaccgtcctacttcgtggtgaccggtcgtctgcttctcgtttcgcctcattcacttgagtattgacctaattttctttgaattttgttaattctcgattttttaagggtacgtacagggcgaggtaggatgtctcgtcttgttttgggctctggttctacggaaccagagtctgccgggggcaacccttctccgggcgcacagcgtcatgttttgcgcacggacagggggacctttcggcgctccgactctccctccccaaacgctttgcgtttgcggcgagggagggcggagaaagcctgtttgagcaagctcaatgcgagcttgctcaaacaggctgggcttgaacctgggacttcgggcggggctgcgccgtcgaaggttcggggaaggtcgaggggaaagaaaaagcgtctttctccttctccttccgtggaacacgcttcccccccttcgacgccgttgtccggccctcagtctcaggcttcagctcctcccggtttcaagcctggggggaaggtttccttctcctccctggctcgaatccgggggcgggtcgattcccaactctctttgggggttggtgaatctgatctaggggctacgggagagactcaggtttcgacttctttcttttccggtgcctctcctgtgccctcctcggtttccaccgctgtggaagccaggagggacacgggtcctcctctgaactccctcgctgggtcgtctactgctgtttcgacagtagtctcggactcatggggggggagatcggaggagatgacggggtctatgaattccctccccgctggggttgggatgcgaattgaccccgttcagggcggtcctgtgggggcaggggtttcaggcttcgtgcctacgaccactgctactacggttccctctgacgtccgtgtgactggtggctgtccctctatgaaacgctccggccgactagttactggacgtggaggtgttcgacagaacgtggtacttctgtcgaatggtcagggcgacgggaacattgtttctgttgctcagaccgacacctccgaccggaccgtcttgaccccacgccattccttagcgtctggtgttcgggtgacggatggtccggaccaagggtccggaacggtccaggcttacgggtcgggatcgaaccggacccacgggtcccgactggacttgacctccgggtttggtccggacgggacccatggtacgggaccgtaccggaccttagggtccggtgcgggacagtacctctggcccttgccggacccccggacctacgggtccggatggtacggtacgggaccagtggtccggtcgggaccggaccacccgaccacctctgttggtccgggtggtctggcaccgaaccggaacacaccggaccaccggacctacgggtccggatggtacggtacgggaccagtggtccggtcgggaccggaccacccgaccacctctgttggtccgggtggtctggcaccgaaccggaacacaccggaccaccggacctacgggtccggatggtacggtgtttccacgtccggaccgaaccacccgaacacttttgtgggtacggatggttctgtgccgaacgggacctccggatggtacgggaccggaccagaccaccggaccggaccggaccaccggaacacccgaccggaccggatcggcacccccgaccggaccggaccatttcttttctgatcagacccgatgggtccctgttcagtctataaatggcgggggttcgttggctggactgacccaacagtcgcagggtttttgttgttctctccctttggctgctggagacgtttcgtctttggggcaggggtcttcgcggcctcttgcttcagtgggcgtttcgtcacagcctacttcatcactttcggctcctccccctcaagcttcctacactcctgctgttgaggagttgtcgggaagtgaagaggagagtgagtcagaggacgatggggaggaggatcagggtcgccctgaggttaacactgatcctctacccttgccggtttctgatggaacttccgaagctatgcttcgtactttccaacagtacatgacagacatcacgcggcgtcttgacgccacggatgcctctcttaagcgtctgtcgtctagtgttcccaacccttcggttgacacacaggacgtggagtctgaggacgagaggcaggaggctctccctcgcacagctggaaggacgtttgaacagtttcaggacgtccttccctccgacgccctctcgtccttggagtccgcttcggcccgggcgcaggaggcacacgccgcgtctgccggcggctcgttttatgaacgatccggccgccagcaattcgcgttccaccctagtcttagtgccacggtggaagcggcagcacatcgcctgaggagtacagattcacgtgcgaacgcgacctatgttcctcgggaggacgcggattcagtgccgtgctttccttcgggaggcgcacctccactgtttcctcgtgtccaatctgtttcgtccctcccttttccctttgactctcgaactctccctttccagacttcgagtgttcagggtggggctgacggtgatgtgttcgttggggaggtgccttcggtcaagaaggtggaactgagctctgcttcgttccacaatcttgaggccaccgtttcttccattgtcgaggcccaatcacaggccttgacatggatgagcacgctgtccacactgttggaccctcccgatcgggcagagtccgattccactcgggtccttgacacggttcgagtggatcgggctttgcatgccgtgcgatcgtgcgtgacgactgcggcagaattggccattggaacacgggtccacttgttggccctgttccgtgatcattttctggctacttctttagtgcctccggatatgaggaagagtctgaggaacacgtttcctcagccttcttccctctttcatccgggcactgtccgttctgtggtggagtccacacgccagaggaacac
It encodes the following:
- the LOC138959936 gene encoding ubiquitin-conjugating enzyme E2 2, whose amino-acid sequence is MALKRIKKELQDLGRDPPAHCSAGPVGDDLFHWQATIMGPPESPYSGGVFFLTIQFPTDYPFKPPKVSFTTRIYHPNINSNGSICLDILRSQWSPALTISKVLLSISSLLTDPNPDDPLVPEIAKVYKTDRNKYESVGREWTKKYAM